One window of the Eucalyptus grandis isolate ANBG69807.140 chromosome 8, ASM1654582v1, whole genome shotgun sequence genome contains the following:
- the LOC104456504 gene encoding transcription factor bHLH62: MENDFFMCGGALVPPPPPPLQCAEMNCFYNPSWEKSTVDHGVAKFDSALSAIGSSPAGSTSNSNLSNGSFVMRDLVGKLVGVGNSSELPPHSHHLFSAMPAKTDSHVGGDNSTGNSCYSTPVNSPPMTDRLFQDNHHLPKLGHAVMPMNSGLAEFSPDPGFADRAARYSCFGSRSFNGRSGQFSRKYGEIVNRSMPPMADEKLTRVSSGPSLKALESQMAAEQSKNSPPQDRGELSNSQEGSSLSEQIPSVEIGLRASNDAGLRKRKAVPKGKAKGSAGTLPSSNDAKVDEANENSDAKRCKPDESAGNENCSGKAEHDPKESTGTASEDKQTKTEEKDYIHVRARRGQATDSHSLAERVRREKISERMKILQDLVPGCNKAIGKAVMLDEIINYVQSLQHQVEFLSMKLASVNSGPDYKMDALMSKEMFRSNDPIQYPILPPDSSAASVLYGHHRHQKNSAVHNHITEGTTAQFSMDPLNEPHFPPLDGLNDHVLASFCGDDLQMLVQMGFGQDKLTDAPLDHQDYHGQNPVSHMKIEL, from the exons atggaaaatgacttcttcaTGTGTGGAGGAGCGCTCGtcccaccaccaccgccaccgttGCAG TGCGCGGAGATGAATTGCTTCTACAACCCCAGCTGGGAAAAGTCAACAGTAGATCACGGGGTGGCCAAGTTTGACTCTGCCCTGAGCGCCATTGGGTCCTCGCCTGCAGGGTCCACCTCTAACTCCAACTTATCCAATGGCAGTTTCGTGATGAGGGACCTGGTTGGAAAGCTCGTTGGCGTTGGCAATTCCAGCGAGCTTCCGCCGCATTCTCATCACCTGTTCTCTGCAATGCCGGCGAAGACGGATTCTCACGTTGGCGGAGATAACAGTACCGGGAATTCATGTTACAGCACTCCCGTGAACTCCCCGCCCATGACGGATCGCTTGTTTCAGGACAATCATCACTTGCCCAAATTGGGACATGCCGTGATGCCTATGAACTCTGGCCTAGCAGAGTTCTCGCCTGATCCTGGGTTCGCGGACCGAGCGGCGAGGTACTCTTGCTTTGGCAGCAGGAGTTTTAATGGCCGGTCAGGCCAATTCAGCAGGAAATATGGCGAAATCGTGAATAGATCGATGCCGCCGATGGCGGACGAGAAATTGACTCGGGTTTCCAGTGGCCCTTCTCTCAAGGCACTCGAGTCTCAAATGGCTGCTGAGCAGAGCAAGAATTCGCCGCCGCAGGACAGAGGCGAATTGTCAAATTCCCAAGAGGGATCCTCATTGTCAGAGCAAATCCCAAGCGTGGAAATAGGTCTGAGAGCTTCCAACGATGCGGGcttgaggaaaagaaaggcagTCCCTAAAGGGAAGGCAAAGGGATCTGCAGGAACCTTGCCATCTTCAAATGATGCGAag GTTGATGAGGCTAATGAAAATTCCGATGCCAAGAGATGCAAGCCGGATGAAAGTGCAGGAAATGAGAACTGCTCTGGTAAGGCCGAGCACGATCCGAAAGAGAGTACTGGAACTGCATCAGAAGACAAACAAACCAAGACCGAGGAGAAAGACTACATTCATGTCAGAGCAAGGAGGGGTCAGGCAACTGATAGCCATAGCCTTGCTGAGAGA GTGCGTAGAGAGAAGATCAGCGAGCGCATGAAGATTCTCCAAGACCTCGTGCCGGGCTGCAACAAG GCAATTGGAAAGGCCGTCATGCTTGATGAAATCATCAACTATGTTCAGTCGTTGCAACATCAAGTCGag TTCCTTTCTATGAAGTTGGCTTCTGTAAATTCTGGTCCTGATTATAAAATGGATGCTCTTATGTCAAAGGAA ATGTTTCGATCAAACGACCCAATTCAATATCCTATCCTTCCGCCAGATTCCTCGGCGGCATCCGTCTTATATGGTCACCACAGGCACCAGAAAAACTCAGCAGTACATAACCACATCACGGAGGGGACAACCGCCCAATTTTCGATGGACCCACTAAATGAACCGCATTTTCCTCCACTGGACGGATTAAATGATCACGTTCTCGCG TCCTTCTGCGGAGATGACCTGCAGATGCTGGTTCAAATGGGTTTTGGCCAAGACAAGCTGACAGACGCGCCATTGGATCATCAAGATTATCACG GTCAAAACCCGGTCTCCCACATGAAAATCGAGCTCTAG